Proteins from one Caldanaerovirga acetigignens genomic window:
- a CDS encoding 4Fe-4S binding protein: protein MKIVKSRPDLCTGCRACMIACSKVLYKVEDPDKSAIRIKERSGAESGYDIFVCNHCGKCISICSVEAIYKAKNGAVRIDAEKCVGCYMCVGFCPEQAMFVHKDINEPIKCIACGACVRACPTGAIYFEEQD from the coding sequence ATGAAAATAGTCAAGTCCAGACCGGACCTTTGTACCGGGTGCAGGGCATGTATGATAGCGTGCTCTAAAGTTCTTTACAAAGTTGAGGACCCAGATAAATCGGCAATCAGGATAAAAGAAAGGTCAGGAGCGGAAAGCGGTTACGATATCTTCGTTTGCAACCACTGCGGGAAATGCATATCGATTTGCAGCGTCGAGGCAATTTACAAAGCAAAAAATGGTGCGGTGAGAATCGATGCGGAAAAGTGCGTAGGATGTTATATGTGCGTGGGATTTTGTCCCGAGCAGGCGATGTTCGTCCACAAAGACATAAACGAGCCCATAAAATGCATAGCCTGCGGTGCCTGCGTGAGGGCCTGTCCCACGGGAGCAATTTATTTTGAGGAGCAAGATTAA
- a CDS encoding cyclodeaminase/cyclohydrolase family protein, which produces MKERGYKMLLSEYSIKEFVDQLAFKSPAPGGGSASALVGAIGTALVSMVSNLSYGKEKFKDKEGLLVEILEEARRTKESLINLIDKDAEAFNQVAGSLKMPHTTEEEEKLRSEAMEQALKEATLVPLSVMEESLKSLKLHERALGNTTSAAISDIGVGIQCLKAALYGGWLNVKINLNWIKDEDFVKDVEKKASSILEKGIRLADGLFKKVEEELEKK; this is translated from the coding sequence ATGAAAGAAAGGGGATATAAAATGCTGCTTTCGGAATACAGCATCAAAGAATTTGTGGATCAGCTAGCTTTTAAAAGTCCCGCTCCCGGTGGGGGTTCAGCTTCGGCACTCGTCGGCGCGATAGGGACGGCACTGGTATCGATGGTTTCGAACCTATCTTATGGAAAAGAGAAATTTAAGGATAAAGAAGGACTGTTAGTAGAGATTTTGGAGGAAGCGAGAAGAACAAAAGAGTCCCTTATAAATTTAATAGACAAAGACGCTGAAGCCTTTAATCAGGTGGCGGGATCCTTAAAAATGCCGCACACGACAGAAGAAGAGGAAAAATTAAGAAGTGAAGCTATGGAGCAGGCTTTAAAAGAAGCAACCCTTGTTCCGCTTTCTGTAATGGAAGAAAGCTTAAAGTCCCTCAAGTTGCACGAAAGAGCACTTGGAAATACAACTTCAGCTGCGATAAGCGATATAGGTGTGGGGATTCAATGCCTTAAAGCGGCGCTCTACGGCGGATGGCTGAATGTAAAGATAAATTTAAACTGGATTAAAGACGAGGATTTTGTTAAAGATGTAGAAAAAAAGGCCAGCTCCATTTTGGAGAAAGGTATTCGCCTCGCCGATGGATTGTTCAAAAAGGTGGAGGAAGAGCTTGAAAAAAAATAA
- the hutI gene encoding imidazolonepropionase, producing MICNSDLLIKNIGMLATPVGNSAKGGKEQGHIELIEDAFIAVKDGVITDVGKANNLMDFEPSENTKLIDAGGNLVTPGLVDPHTHLVFSGWRQKELSLKLKGVKYLDILKMGGGILETVEKTRRASLEELISNGMKALDCMLEYGTTTCEAKSGYGLNLEDEIKSLVAIKELNRLHPVDVVPTFMGAHAVPVEYRENKKEYIRLIVEEMIPTVAREGLAEFCDVFCEEGVFEIEESRYILECAKVHGLVPKIHADEITPIGGARLAAEVGALSAEHLIYATDDGIRAMAKARTIAVLLPGTSFYLGESFARARTMIEEGVPVALATDFNPGSSPTESLQLIMNLACLKYRMTPEEVLTAVTLNAAASVKRATTVGTIEVGKQADIVIWDAPDLDFIFYHYGVNLVRTVIKKGKVVFQRNGNERKGI from the coding sequence ATGATTTGTAATTCTGATCTCTTGATAAAAAACATAGGAATGTTAGCTACTCCGGTTGGAAATAGCGCAAAAGGTGGCAAAGAGCAAGGTCATATTGAGCTTATCGAAGACGCTTTTATTGCGGTAAAGGATGGCGTTATCACCGACGTGGGAAAAGCAAATAATCTAATGGATTTTGAACCTAGTGAAAATACCAAATTAATTGACGCCGGGGGGAACCTGGTCACCCCTGGCCTTGTGGACCCCCATACCCATCTTGTTTTTTCTGGCTGGCGGCAGAAAGAGCTTTCACTGAAATTGAAGGGCGTAAAATACCTTGATATTCTCAAGATGGGGGGCGGGATACTCGAAACCGTCGAAAAAACCAGAAGAGCTTCTTTAGAAGAGCTGATTTCAAACGGAATGAAGGCTCTCGACTGCATGCTCGAATACGGAACGACCACCTGTGAAGCCAAGAGCGGATACGGACTTAACTTAGAGGATGAGATAAAGTCACTGGTGGCCATAAAGGAGCTGAACAGGCTTCACCCAGTGGATGTGGTGCCAACTTTTATGGGAGCCCACGCGGTTCCCGTGGAGTACAGGGAGAACAAAAAAGAATATATACGGCTGATTGTGGAGGAAATGATACCCACGGTGGCGCGGGAAGGACTTGCTGAGTTCTGCGATGTGTTTTGTGAGGAAGGAGTCTTTGAGATCGAAGAATCAAGATACATATTAGAATGCGCAAAAGTCCATGGCCTCGTACCTAAAATTCACGCCGATGAGATCACGCCAATTGGCGGCGCAAGGCTCGCAGCAGAAGTTGGTGCACTTTCGGCGGAGCACCTGATTTACGCAACCGATGACGGAATCAGGGCGATGGCTAAAGCGAGAACCATTGCTGTGCTATTGCCCGGCACATCTTTTTACCTAGGAGAATCCTTTGCCCGCGCAAGAACCATGATAGAAGAAGGGGTGCCGGTGGCACTTGCCACCGATTTCAACCCCGGTTCTTCGCCGACCGAATCGCTGCAACTTATTATGAACCTGGCCTGCCTTAAGTACAGAATGACGCCGGAAGAAGTTCTGACTGCTGTTACTTTGAATGCCGCAGCTTCCGTAAAAAGAGCCACAACTGTCGGCACCATCGAGGTCGGAAAGCAGGCCGACATAGTAATATGGGATGCGCCGGATCTGGATTTTATATTTTACCACTACGGAGTAAACCTTGTAAGAACCGTAATAAAGAAAGGAAAAGTTGTATTTCAAAGAAACGGGAATGAAAGAAAGGGGATATAA
- the ftcD gene encoding glutamate formimidoyltransferase — MAKLVECIPNFSEGRRKEVIEAIADAIRAVKGVRLLDYSYDQNHNRSVFTFVGDPEGVKEAAFASAAKAAELIDMTKHKGEHPRMGAVDVIPFVPVKDVTMEECVEISRQVGERIARELSIPVFLYEESATRPERKSLADIRRGEFEGMAEKIKGPAWAPDFGKPEIHPTAGAVAVGARMPLIAFNVNLNTSDINIAKNIAKVIRESGGGLKNVRAIGVMLEDKNIAQVSMNMTNYEKTSLYRAFELIKIEAKRYGVNVIGSEIVGITPMKALIDVAKYYLQLENFDDKKQILENYLIPE, encoded by the coding sequence GTGGCTAAGCTTGTTGAGTGCATTCCCAATTTTAGCGAGGGAAGAAGAAAAGAGGTAATAGAAGCAATAGCTGATGCCATCCGAGCCGTAAAAGGCGTGAGGCTCCTTGATTATTCTTACGATCAAAATCACAATCGAAGCGTTTTCACTTTCGTCGGCGACCCGGAGGGCGTAAAGGAGGCTGCCTTTGCTTCGGCGGCAAAGGCAGCAGAATTAATAGACATGACAAAACATAAAGGCGAGCATCCGAGGATGGGTGCTGTTGACGTCATACCCTTTGTTCCTGTAAAAGACGTAACTATGGAAGAATGTGTTGAAATATCTCGCCAGGTCGGGGAAAGAATTGCAAGAGAACTTTCGATACCCGTGTTTTTATACGAAGAGTCGGCGACGAGGCCAGAACGAAAAAGCCTGGCCGATATAAGGCGCGGCGAATTCGAGGGAATGGCAGAGAAAATAAAAGGCCCTGCATGGGCTCCCGATTTTGGAAAACCTGAAATACACCCGACGGCAGGCGCAGTAGCAGTGGGGGCGAGAATGCCGCTCATCGCCTTTAATGTGAACTTAAATACTTCTGATATAAATATTGCCAAAAACATAGCAAAAGTTATCAGGGAAAGCGGTGGAGGCCTGAAAAACGTCAGGGCCATAGGAGTTATGCTGGAGGACAAAAATATAGCACAGGTTTCCATGAACATGACGAATTACGAAAAAACTTCCCTCTACAGGGCATTTGAACTTATAAAAATAGAAGCCAAAAGATACGGTGTGAATGTCATTGGGAGCGAAATTGTCGGCATAACGCCCATGAAAGCTCTGATAGATGTGGCAAAGTATTACCTGCAACTTGAGAATTTCGATGACAAAAAGCAGATACTCGAGAATTATTTGATTCCCGAATAA
- the hutU gene encoding urocanate hydratase, with protein MKRVIRAPRGKEISCKSWQQEAALRMLMNNLDPEVAEKPDELIVYGGAGKAARNWECFDKIVEALRNLENDETLLIQSGKPVGIFKTHPMAPRVLISNAMLVPAWASWENFWELEKKGLTMYGQMTAGSWIYIGTQGILQGTYETFAACANKYFGGTLKGKLVLTAGMGGMGGAQPLAITMNEGVALVVEVDRSRIEKRIKTKYCDVIVEDLDEAINMALKAKEEGRAISIGLVGNAAEVHPELARRGIIPDVVTDQTSAHDPLNGYVPAGMTLEQAIKLRKTNPKEYIAKAKKSIANHVRAMLEMKKRGAVVFEYGNNIRRQAYDEGVIDAFKILGYVPEFIRDLFCEGSGPFRWAALSGDPEDIYKTDEKILELFPEDKHLARWIKLARERVAFQGLPARICWLRYGERAKAALAFNEMVRKGELSAPIVIGRDHHDTGSVASPYRETEAMKDGSDAIADWPILNALLNVASGATWVSVHHGGGVGIGYSIHAGVVVVADGTDDAAYRISRVLNNDPGTGVMRHADAGYDIAIRTAKEHGIKMPMLK; from the coding sequence ATGAAAAGGGTTATAAGAGCCCCGAGGGGCAAGGAAATTTCCTGCAAGAGCTGGCAACAGGAAGCCGCTCTGAGGATGCTTATGAACAATCTAGACCCTGAAGTTGCCGAAAAACCCGATGAACTAATTGTTTACGGGGGTGCCGGTAAGGCTGCCAGAAACTGGGAGTGCTTTGACAAAATAGTAGAGGCATTGCGAAATTTGGAGAATGACGAGACGCTGCTCATCCAGTCGGGAAAGCCTGTAGGAATTTTTAAGACCCATCCTATGGCGCCCAGAGTATTAATATCGAACGCGATGCTTGTCCCTGCATGGGCTAGCTGGGAAAATTTCTGGGAACTTGAGAAAAAGGGTCTTACCATGTACGGCCAGATGACAGCCGGCAGTTGGATATATATAGGCACCCAGGGTATTTTGCAGGGTACCTACGAAACCTTTGCAGCTTGTGCTAATAAATATTTTGGTGGTACGCTCAAGGGCAAGCTGGTCCTGACTGCCGGTATGGGCGGAATGGGTGGAGCGCAGCCCCTTGCCATAACCATGAACGAAGGCGTGGCTTTGGTAGTAGAGGTAGATAGAAGCAGGATAGAAAAGAGGATAAAAACCAAGTACTGCGACGTAATAGTAGAAGACCTGGATGAGGCTATCAATATGGCTCTCAAGGCGAAGGAAGAGGGAAGGGCCATTTCCATAGGGCTCGTGGGCAATGCGGCTGAGGTGCATCCGGAACTGGCGAGAAGGGGTATAATACCCGATGTGGTGACCGATCAGACTTCCGCTCATGATCCTCTCAACGGTTACGTCCCCGCGGGGATGACTCTTGAACAGGCGATCAAGCTCAGGAAAACCAATCCTAAGGAGTATATAGCAAAGGCCAAAAAGAGCATAGCCAACCACGTAAGGGCGATGCTCGAGATGAAAAAACGCGGTGCCGTGGTATTCGAATACGGCAACAACATAAGGCGGCAGGCTTACGACGAAGGAGTAATCGATGCATTTAAAATTTTGGGTTATGTACCGGAGTTTATAAGAGACCTGTTCTGCGAGGGAAGCGGTCCTTTCCGTTGGGCTGCACTTTCCGGAGATCCGGAAGACATCTACAAGACCGACGAAAAGATCCTGGAACTTTTCCCCGAGGACAAACACCTTGCCCGCTGGATTAAATTAGCAAGGGAAAGGGTCGCCTTCCAGGGCCTTCCGGCAAGGATCTGCTGGCTGAGGTATGGAGAAAGAGCCAAAGCAGCTCTGGCTTTCAATGAGATGGTGAGAAAAGGAGAACTCTCTGCACCTATAGTTATAGGTAGGGACCACCACGATACAGGTTCTGTTGCGTCCCCCTATAGGGAAACCGAAGCCATGAAGGACGGCAGCGACGCCATAGCCGACTGGCCTATCTTGAATGCCTTGCTCAATGTGGCATCGGGAGCCACCTGGGTTTCTGTCCACCACGGCGGCGGCGTTGGTATCGGCTATTCAATTCACGCGGGCGTAGTGGTGGTAGCCGACGGGACGGATGATGCGGCCTACAGGATTTCAAGGGTGCTAAATAACGACCCCGGAACAGGTGTAATGCGCCATGCCGATGCCGGTTACGATATAGCCATAAGGACTGCCAAAGAACACGGGATAAAAATGCCGATGCTGAAGTAA
- the hutH gene encoding histidine ammonia-lyase, whose protein sequence is MIISGENLTVEDVLKVALEGEKVELSDDAAEKIKRSRQYVRKIVEKGEVIYGVTTGFGKLCNVVISPDDSRELQINLIRSHAVGVGDYLPEEVVRAMMLLRVNALAKGYSGVRLSTIMTLIEMLNKGVTPLVPCQGSLGASGDLVPLAHMVLVMIGEGEAVYEGKRLPGGKALERAGIKPVVLEAKEGLALINGTQAMSAVGSLALACAVNISKVADICGALSFEALNGVIDALDEKVQAVRPHPGQVSCARNMRKLLEGSEFVTRQGQLKVQDAYALRCLPQVHGAVKDAIKHVKKVMEIEINSATDNPLIFPEEERVISGGNFHGEPVAINMDYLSIAVSELANISERRIERLVNPHLNEGLPAFLTEKGGLNSGLMISQYTAAALVSENKTLSFPASVDSIPSSANQEDHVSMGTIAARKALKIVENTTNVLAIELLCAAQALDFRMEKNRSIKLGKGTDVTYKIVRDIVPKIVEDRVLSLDVKKLANIIKSGELVRKIEGVIGELE, encoded by the coding sequence ATGATAATAAGCGGCGAAAATCTAACCGTAGAAGATGTATTGAAAGTGGCACTTGAGGGTGAAAAGGTAGAACTTTCCGATGATGCTGCAGAAAAAATAAAACGTTCAAGGCAATATGTGAGAAAAATAGTAGAAAAAGGAGAAGTAATCTACGGCGTTACCACAGGTTTTGGTAAATTATGTAATGTTGTAATTTCGCCGGATGATAGCCGGGAATTGCAAATAAATTTAATAAGGAGCCATGCGGTGGGTGTGGGGGATTATCTTCCAGAAGAAGTAGTAAGGGCAATGATGCTTTTAAGGGTTAATGCCCTCGCAAAAGGCTACTCGGGAGTAAGGCTTTCTACGATAATGACTTTAATTGAAATGCTGAATAAAGGGGTTACACCGCTTGTGCCGTGTCAGGGGTCACTCGGGGCAAGCGGGGATCTAGTACCTCTTGCCCATATGGTTCTGGTAATGATAGGGGAGGGAGAGGCTGTTTATGAGGGTAAAAGATTGCCTGGCGGGAAAGCTTTGGAACGCGCCGGCATAAAACCCGTAGTTCTTGAGGCAAAGGAAGGCCTTGCGTTGATAAACGGAACTCAGGCCATGTCGGCGGTGGGAAGCCTTGCCCTCGCCTGCGCTGTGAACATATCAAAAGTCGCCGACATTTGTGGGGCTTTAAGCTTTGAAGCTTTGAACGGAGTAATCGACGCGTTAGATGAAAAGGTCCAAGCAGTGAGGCCTCATCCTGGGCAAGTCTCGTGCGCAAGAAATATGAGAAAGTTGTTAGAGGGAAGCGAGTTTGTTACTCGTCAGGGACAATTGAAAGTGCAGGATGCCTATGCATTAAGATGCTTACCTCAAGTGCACGGTGCTGTAAAAGATGCCATAAAGCATGTGAAAAAAGTAATGGAAATTGAGATTAATTCGGCTACAGACAATCCCCTTATATTTCCCGAAGAAGAAAGGGTAATTTCGGGAGGCAATTTCCACGGGGAGCCAGTGGCCATAAACATGGATTATCTCAGTATAGCCGTGTCGGAACTGGCAAATATTTCGGAGCGCCGCATAGAGCGACTTGTGAATCCACATCTCAATGAGGGATTGCCAGCCTTTTTGACAGAAAAGGGCGGGTTGAATTCTGGTCTGATGATAAGCCAGTACACTGCTGCTGCTTTAGTTTCTGAGAACAAAACCCTGTCCTTTCCGGCCAGCGTCGATTCGATACCTTCTTCTGCCAATCAAGAAGACCACGTAAGTATGGGTACAATCGCGGCCAGAAAAGCTTTGAAAATTGTCGAGAATACCACCAATGTATTGGCCATCGAGCTTTTGTGTGCCGCTCAGGCTTTAGATTTTAGGATGGAGAAAAACCGCTCGATTAAGTTGGGAAAGGGAACTGACGTGACCTACAAGATTGTGAGGGATATAGTGCCTAAAATTGTTGAAGACAGGGTGTTGAGCTTAGATGTAAAAAAACTTGCGAATATCATAAAAAGTGGCGAGTTAGTGAGAAAAATAGAAGGGGTGATTGGGGAATTGGAATAA
- a CDS encoding peptidoglycan-binding domain-containing protein produces the protein MQSRQAFGSRILRRGMCGKDVAELQMKLQSLGYYTGPIDGIFGPLTERAVRQLQRDNNIKVDGIVGPQTYAVLEQLIP, from the coding sequence GTGCAATCACGCCAAGCCTTTGGTTCTAGAATATTGCGTCGGGGTATGTGCGGCAAAGATGTTGCCGAGCTGCAGATGAAATTACAATCCCTTGGATATTATACAGGTCCTATAGATGGCATCTTCGGCCCTTTAACTGAGAGGGCAGTAAGGCAACTACAGCGTGACAATAATATTAAAGTCGACGGCATAGTTGGACCTCAAACTTATGCAGTATTAGAACAACTTATACCATAA
- the sspI gene encoding small acid-soluble spore protein SspI, with amino-acid sequence MASLDIRELVLKNLAGSRREEVEEYINETIQTREEQALPGMGVLFEVVWQKSNSSEKESMMDKIMAAIERT; translated from the coding sequence GTGGCATCGTTAGACATCAGGGAACTGGTATTGAAAAACCTAGCGGGAAGTAGGCGGGAGGAGGTGGAAGAATACATCAACGAGACCATACAAACTCGAGAGGAGCAGGCACTTCCTGGAATGGGGGTACTTTTTGAAGTAGTGTGGCAAAAATCAAATAGCAGCGAAAAAGAAAGCATGATGGATAAAATTATGGCGGCTATCGAAAGAACATAG
- a CDS encoding ABC transporter permease subunit has product MKAMFSKKTLIKLVRTNMVPLLFFVICLGGVVASKLSFLYIVNEIVNRLDRNLFLVLSLIIPVVAGMGLNFALVIGAMAGQIGLIAIKVWNIGGISGLFLAMLISVPFALVFGYATGILLNKTKGKEMITSLILGFFAMGLYQLVFLLFVGTIIPIKNPEIVLPGGVGLKNAIDLSLIQYALDNLLSINMMGVKIPVASFILIGLLCLFTEFILKTKIGQDFRAVGQDMHVAEVAGIDVERTRLVAITISTLLAAWGQIIFLQNIGTLQTYSSHEQVGMFAVAAILVGGASVTKATISNAIIGTILFHTLFIVSPNAGKNLFGDPQIGEFFRSFVAYGVIALSLALHAIQKNFNANIGAESND; this is encoded by the coding sequence ATGAAAGCTATGTTTTCGAAAAAAACACTGATAAAACTCGTAAGGACCAATATGGTTCCCCTATTGTTTTTCGTGATATGTCTGGGAGGGGTTGTGGCTTCAAAACTAAGCTTCCTTTACATCGTGAACGAGATTGTCAATAGATTGGACAGGAATCTTTTCCTGGTTTTGTCCCTTATAATCCCTGTGGTGGCAGGAATGGGACTGAATTTCGCTCTTGTTATAGGGGCTATGGCAGGGCAAATAGGCCTTATTGCAATAAAAGTGTGGAATATAGGCGGCATTTCGGGTCTTTTTCTTGCTATGTTAATTTCGGTTCCCTTTGCGCTGGTTTTCGGGTACGCCACCGGTATATTATTAAATAAAACCAAGGGCAAGGAAATGATTACCAGTTTGATTCTGGGCTTTTTTGCGATGGGATTGTACCAGTTAGTATTTTTACTGTTTGTAGGTACCATCATTCCTATAAAGAACCCGGAAATTGTGCTGCCGGGCGGCGTCGGTTTAAAGAACGCCATAGACCTTTCGCTTATCCAGTATGCATTGGATAATCTATTAAGCATAAATATGATGGGGGTAAAAATACCTGTCGCTTCTTTTATATTGATTGGGCTTTTGTGCCTTTTTACCGAATTTATCCTGAAGACTAAAATCGGACAGGATTTCAGGGCGGTAGGTCAGGATATGCATGTGGCGGAAGTGGCAGGGATTGACGTGGAAAGGACGAGACTGGTTGCTATTACGATATCCACACTTCTTGCAGCCTGGGGACAGATAATCTTTTTGCAGAACATAGGAACTCTTCAGACTTACAGCAGCCACGAACAGGTCGGGATGTTTGCCGTTGCGGCTATTTTAGTGGGTGGAGCTTCGGTTACAAAAGCTACTATAAGCAATGCCATAATAGGCACCATTTTGTTCCATACACTGTTCATAGTTTCGCCCAATGCCGGTAAAAACCTCTTCGGTGATCCGCAAATAGGGGAGTTTTTCAGGTCTTTCGTGGCTTATGGCGTAATTGCCCTTTCATTGGCATTGCACGCGATCCAGAAGAATTTTAATGCTAATATAGGAGCGGAATCAAACGATTAA
- a CDS encoding ABC transporter permease subunit — translation MKNLWQKLVDKYGYPKVFITILLIILLIIAIIQKQSVYGLLKDSLVRIGMNSVLVLAMVPSIVSGTGLNFALSIGIISGLIAGCITIEMDIVGLKGFLTAVLISIPLSVVAGYLYSILLNKVKGDEMTVGTYMGFSVVSLMCIGWLLLPFRNPEMVWAIGGRGLRTTITLANKYDKVLDRLITLPNVDLPIGTFLFFAVCCFFIWLFLRSKTGIAMMAAGSNPRFAQASGINVDKYRTIGTILSMVLGGIGILVYAQSYGFFQLYTGPLMMPFAAISAILIGGATARKASISNVIAGVILFQSLLTISLPVINRMMPEGNLSEVVRIIVSNGVILYALTRVGGNE, via the coding sequence ATGAAAAACCTGTGGCAAAAGCTCGTAGATAAGTACGGTTATCCTAAAGTTTTTATAACGATCCTGCTTATAATACTCCTAATTATAGCAATTATACAAAAGCAAAGCGTTTACGGACTTTTGAAGGACTCACTCGTAAGAATAGGCATGAATAGCGTCCTAGTGCTGGCGATGGTGCCGAGCATTGTATCGGGAACGGGACTCAATTTTGCACTTTCCATAGGAATCATAAGCGGTTTGATTGCCGGATGCATAACTATAGAAATGGACATCGTGGGATTGAAGGGTTTTTTGACGGCGGTTTTGATTTCCATTCCTCTTTCGGTAGTGGCGGGTTATTTGTATTCCATCTTGTTGAATAAGGTTAAAGGGGACGAGATGACTGTAGGGACATATATGGGTTTTTCAGTCGTGTCCTTGATGTGCATCGGGTGGTTGCTGCTTCCTTTTAGGAATCCCGAAATGGTGTGGGCAATAGGAGGAAGAGGTCTCAGAACCACCATAACCCTGGCAAATAAATACGATAAGGTGCTGGACCGGTTGATAACCCTGCCCAATGTTGACTTACCCATAGGTACTTTTTTGTTTTTTGCCGTCTGCTGTTTCTTCATCTGGCTTTTTTTGAGGTCCAAGACGGGAATCGCCATGATGGCTGCGGGGAGCAATCCCAGGTTTGCACAAGCTTCGGGAATTAATGTGGATAAATATAGGACCATAGGGACTATACTCTCCATGGTTTTGGGTGGAATCGGCATACTTGTGTATGCCCAAAGCTACGGATTTTTCCAGCTTTACACCGGCCCCTTGATGATGCCTTTCGCTGCGATTTCCGCAATATTAATTGGCGGGGCAACAGCGAGGAAGGCTTCAATTTCCAACGTAATAGCTGGAGTGATTTTATTTCAATCCCTCCTTACCATTTCGCTGCCGGTGATTAATAGAATGATGCCGGAAGGGAATCTGTCGGAGGTAGTGAGGATAATAGTAAGTAATGGAGTAATATTGTACGCATTAACCAGGGTAGGAGGGAATGAATGA
- a CDS encoding sugar ABC transporter ATP-binding protein — protein MGENKNTYIIELREIEKEYYGNKVLKGVSLAVKPGEIHALVGENGAGKSTLMNIIFGMPVIFSTGGFAGEILFEGRPVEIKSPREAMELGIGMVHQEFMLLPGFTITENIKLNREILKDNIASKIFGPKLKTLDVAAMRKDAKKALNELGMNVDEWLPVAGLPVGYMQFVEIAREIDKKNVKLLIFDEPTAVLAESEAEKLLDAMKMLARKGIGILFITHRLNEVLAVADNITVLRDGEKVGTMRKEEASIEKMAQMMVGRKIERVEKSKGRVEKNTEVILSIRNLYVDMPGEQVKGVNLDVYRGEILGIGGLAGQGKIGIANGIMGLYRAKGEVYKNGKKIELNNPRKAMENGLAFVSEDRRGVGLMLDESIELNIAIGAMQVKGMFLKPLLGLNWIKLLDERKVRENALKYIKELDIRCTGPTQKTRQLSGGNQQKVCIAKALVLEPDILFVSEPTRGIDIGAKKLVLDLLVKLNVEEGMTIVMTSSELGELRSICDRIAIVYDGKIEGILSPQDSDTDFGLMMAGEYKSHSREEAL, from the coding sequence ATGGGAGAAAACAAAAATACCTACATTATAGAGCTGAGAGAAATAGAAAAGGAATACTACGGAAACAAAGTTTTAAAGGGAGTTAGCCTCGCCGTAAAGCCGGGAGAAATCCACGCACTGGTGGGAGAAAACGGTGCGGGGAAATCAACTCTCATGAACATCATTTTCGGAATGCCGGTAATCTTCAGCACGGGCGGATTTGCCGGCGAAATACTGTTTGAAGGAAGACCCGTTGAAATAAAATCGCCTAGAGAAGCTATGGAGCTAGGCATAGGAATGGTCCACCAAGAGTTCATGCTCCTGCCGGGGTTCACGATAACGGAAAACATAAAGTTAAACCGGGAGATACTGAAGGACAATATAGCTAGTAAAATTTTCGGACCTAAGCTTAAGACTTTAGATGTGGCCGCCATGAGAAAAGATGCAAAAAAAGCATTGAATGAGCTTGGGATGAATGTGGATGAGTGGCTTCCCGTTGCAGGGCTGCCTGTAGGATACATGCAGTTTGTGGAAATAGCCAGGGAAATAGACAAGAAGAATGTAAAACTGCTTATTTTCGATGAGCCTACCGCTGTGTTGGCCGAAAGCGAAGCCGAGAAATTGCTCGATGCCATGAAGATGCTGGCTAGAAAAGGGATAGGAATATTATTCATAACCCATAGATTAAATGAAGTATTGGCCGTAGCTGATAATATAACGGTTTTAAGAGACGGCGAAAAGGTAGGCACTATGAGAAAAGAAGAAGCATCGATTGAAAAAATGGCGCAGATGATGGTGGGAAGGAAAATAGAGAGAGTTGAAAAAAGTAAGGGCAGGGTAGAAAAAAATACCGAGGTTATTTTGTCGATAAGAAATCTTTACGTCGATATGCCGGGCGAACAGGTGAAAGGCGTAAATTTGGATGTTTACAGGGGAGAAATTTTAGGAATAGGAGGGCTTGCGGGCCAGGGAAAGATAGGCATCGCCAACGGAATAATGGGGCTTTACAGGGCAAAGGGGGAGGTATATAAAAACGGCAAAAAGATTGAATTGAACAATCCCAGAAAAGCGATGGAAAACGGTTTGGCCTTCGTGTCGGAGGATAGACGCGGCGTAGGTTTAATGCTTGACGAATCCATTGAATTAAATATAGCCATAGGGGCGATGCAGGTAAAAGGGATGTTTTTAAAGCCCCTTTTGGGCTTAAATTGGATAAAACTTCTTGATGAAAGAAAGGTGCGGGAGAATGCCTTAAAGTACATAAAGGAGCTGGATATAAGATGCACCGGTCCCACCCAAAAGACCAGGCAGCTGAGCGGCGGCAACCAGCAAAAGGTCTGCATAGCAAAGGCTCTTGTCCTTGAGCCGGACATATTGTTCGTTTCTGAACCCACGAGAGGTATCGATATAGGGGCAAAGAAACTGGTTTTGGATTTGCTGGTGAAACTCAATGTCGAAGAGGGCATGACCATAGTTATGACCTCCAGCGAATTGGGAGAACTGCGCTCGATTTGCGATAGAATTGCAATCGTCTACGACGGAAAAATCGAAGGCATCTTAAGTCCTCAGGATTCAGACACCGACTTCGGACTGATGATGGCCGGAGAATACAAATCCCATTCGAGGGAGGAGGCTTTGTAA